A stretch of DNA from Cupriavidus taiwanensis:
GCGCAAGTACCTGCTGCGCGAAGTGCCGCGCGACTCCCTGCCCGCCATCCTGTACCAGGTGGCGTTTCTCGCGGTGGGCCGCATCGCCCTGCCGCTGTTCCACTGGCTGAACCCGCGCGAGCCGATGGGCGACCTGCGCGCAAGGAAGAGCCCATGACGGCGCCGTTCTCGTACCAGGAATTCACCACCCGCAATATCGGCTTCGTCACGGAGGCGGAGCAGCGGCAGCTGCGCCAGGCGCAGGTGCTGGTCTGCGGTGTCGGCGGCATGGGCGGCGCCTGCCTGCAGGCGCTGGCGCGCATCGGCATCGGCCGCTTTGCGCTGGCGGACTTCGACGCCTTCGACATGTCCAACCTGAACCGGCAGGTCTTCGCCAGCCTGGACACGGTCGGCGTGGACAAGGTCGAGGCCACCGTGGCGCAGCTCCGCCGCATCAACCCGGAGCTTGCCATCGAGACCTTCGGTGCCGAGTGGACCGACCACCTCGATGCCCTGCTCGGCCGCTACAAGATCGTGGTCAACGGCATGGACGACATCGCCGCGGGGCTCGCGCTCTACCGCAAGGCCCGCGAGCACGGCGCCACCGTGATCGACGCCTATACCTCGCCCCTGCCCTCGGTCACGGTGGTGCGCCCGCACGACCCCCGGCCGGAGGAACGGCTGGGCTATGCCACCGCCGGCGTGGACTGGAAGGCGCTGACGCCGGAATTGCGCCAGGCCTGCCTGGGCAAGGAACTGGAATACGTGATGGTCCACTCCAGCTCCGTGCGCCATGTCGAACTGGACCTGGCCCGGGAACTGCTGAGCGGCAAGCGCAAGCGCATGTCGTTCGCGCCGATGGTGATCACCACCGGCAACCTGATGGCGTTCGAAGCGATCAAGCTGGTGCTGGGGCGGCCGCGGCTGGCCGATTGCCGGGGCTATTTCTTCAATCCCTGGAGCCTGCGCGTCGAGCGGCCGCGCCATCCGCTGTCGGCATGGGCCATGCGCGCGCTGGTGCGGCGCTTCATGGCGAGGCTGATGCGGGATGGTGGCTGACGGTGATTGACGCACTCGCAAGCGATGTGGCCGTGACCTGGCTCGGCGCGGCCGGCTGCGGGCTCTACCTGCATTTCCTGTGGAGCCGGCGCGAGGCCGGCGCCGGCACGGGCCTGTTCCTGTTCGGCGTGCTGACCGCGCTGCTGGCGGTGCGGGGCTTTGCCTGGCTGTTCGGCGCCGCGTGGCTGGCGCAGCTGGTGTTCGCCGCGGCCACGCTGCTGCCGATCGCGATGACCCTGTTCGCCGAACACCTGTTGCGGCGGCACCATCCGCTGTGGCTGAAGGGGCTGGCGCTGGGCGTGTCGGCGCTGTTCTTCACCCTCAACCTGTTCACGGACCTGGCCGGCAATGCCCCGCTGCTGCTGGCCTTGCTGGCCTGCCTTGCCGTGGTCACGGCCAGCAATGGCTGGTTCCTGCTGTGGCTGCGCGAGGCCGACCTGTCGGCCAACGAGGCACGGCTGGCGCGCGCGGTGGTCGTGGTGGTGGTGCTGGCGCTGCCGCTTGCCGTCACCGACTTCCGCGAAGAGCTGGGCCAGGTGCCGGTGCGCCTCGGCGCGCTGGGGGCGCTGGCGTTCGTCTATGTGTTCCTGCACCTGTCGGAATCGCAGCGGGTCGTGCGCGGGCTGCTGGCGCAGATGGCCGCGGCGCTGGTGTTCGCGGCGGTGCTGGCCGGCGTGATGGCGCTGGCCACGCACGGCCCCGGTCCGGGCTTTGCCGAGGCCGGCCTGCGCGGCATGCCCGTGGCCATGGCCTGGGTGCTGCTGACCGCCATCTTCGTGCGCATCCGCGCGGTCTCGCTGGCGGGCGATGGCAGTGCCTTCCTGCGCTGGCTGCTGCACGCCCGGCTCGATACGCCGGAAGGCTTCCTGCATTCGCTCAGGCGCCTGCCGCAGACCGCGGATCACGTGGTGCTGGGCGAAACGGAGCTGGCCGGCTATGCGCTGGACGCGCTGTTCGAGATCGCCGGCAGGCGGCGCGAGCCGGTCTCGATCGGCGAAGCGAGAGCGTGGGCCGGGAACGGCGCCGACAATGCCGCCGAAAGCGGCACCGGACAGCGGATCGAAGCCGCGGAGCAGCTGGCAGACCTGCTCGCGCGCCACCAGATGACGCATGCGCTGCTGGTCACGCGCCGGCCCGCGCAGGTGGTGCTGCTGAACCTGCCGCAAGGCGCCAACGCGGCCATCGGCGAGCTGCGCGCCGCGGTGATCCTGCGCCTGGCGCGCCATCTCGGCCAGCGGGAGGCCGCATGACGGTGACCTTGCGCGAAGGCGATTTCGACGCGTTCTTCGAGGCGCCCTTTGCCTGCTATGGCCACGCGACGCACTTCGTCTCGCCGATGAAGGGCGACCTGGCGCGCGCGCTGGATGCGGCGAAGAACCCGCTGTTCCGGCAATTTGCGCGGCGCACCTGGTTCACCGCGCATCGCGGCGGGCGCATCGTGGGCCGGATCCTGGCGCATGTCCACGATGCCGCCAACCAGCGCTTCGGGCTGCAGCGCGGCTATTTCGGCCTGTTCGACTGCATCGACGACGTGGCGGTCGCGCAGGCGCTGCTGGAGGCCGCGGCGGACTGGGCCAGGCGGCATGGCTGCGACGAACTGGCCGGCAGTTTCAACCTGACCATCACGCAGATGATCGGCATCGTCACCGATGGCTTCGCGCATGCGCCCTACACCTACCAGGAATACACGCCACCGCATATCGCCAGGCTGCTCGTGGCATGCGGCTTCGAGCCGTTCTTTCCGATGCGCACCTTCGAACTCGACGTGCGCGGCTGCGATCCGGAGCGACTGATCGGGGACAAGCAGCGCGCGCTGCTGGACGACCCCGCCTGGCAGTTCACGCCGATCCGCCGGCGCGGCTTCGAGCAACGCCTGCGCCAGGCCTGTGCGGTGCTGAACGACGGCTTTGCCGACAACCCGATGTTCGTGCCGCTGACCGAAGCGGAATTCCTGTATCCCTGCGCCGGCATGATGTGGATCATCGACGAGCGGCTGTCGTATGTCGCCAGCTGCAATGGCGAACCGGTCGGGGTGCTGTTGTGCGTGCCGGACCTCAACCCGTTCCTGCGCGCCACCGGCTTCCGGCTGAAGCTGGCCACGCCGTGGCACCTGCTGCGCTTGCGCGCCCGCCGCCAGCGCGCGGCCATCCTCTTTTTCTCGGTACGGCGGGACTTCCACGGGCTTGGCGTCAATGGCGTGATGCTGCATCACCTGGTGGCCGCGATGCGCGGGGCCGGCTACACCCACCTGGGCATCAGCTGGGTCTCGGACACGAACGGCGCCAGCCTCAGGCAGATCGAAAAGATCGGCGCCAGCCCGCTGCATCGGCTCAACCTGTTCCGCAAGGCGATCTAGCGACATGCTTACCCGCGCGCAGCAACTCATCCTGGTGGCACAGGCCGGCCGCGCGCCCAGCGCGCACAATATCCAGCCGGCGCGCTGGCACTTCAAGGGCGACCGGGTGGCGCTGCTGGAGGATCCGGGCCGCTGGCTGCCGGTGGGCGATCCCACCGGACGCGACAACCAGATCGCACTGGGGATGGCGTGGGAAGGCATGGCGATGGCACTGTCGACCATCGGTGTGGGATTGGCGCGGCCCGCGGTGCATCCCCTGCCCTATCCCTGCACCTCGCCAGGCTTGCGCATCGCGGCCACGGCCACCATGGCGGCCGGCGCGCACACCGATCCGCTTGCCGTCCAGGTCGACCAGCGCCACGCCTATCGCGGCAAATTCCGTGGCGCGAGTCCGTCGCAGCGCACCGCGCTGGCGCAATGCGTGGCGGCGCACGCCGCCCATGTCATGCCCGCCAGCGAGCACAGCAGCGCCGGGATCGCGCGATGGTACGACGAGGCCGCGGCGGCGGCATTCGCCATGCCGGGCTTCGCCGACGAACTCTACCGCTGGCTGCGCTTGTCGCCGGACCATCCGCAGTGGCGGCGCGATGGCCTGTCGGCGCCGTGCCTGGCGCTGTCGCGCTGGGAAGCATGGGGCGCGTCGATGGCGCTGCGGCCTGGCGTGGTGCGGTGGCTGTCCGCGCTGTCGCTGACCGGCATGCTGGCTGGCGAGAGCGCGAAGATCCGCAGCGCGGCCGGGATCGTGCTGATCCACGCCAGCCCGGAGGTGTCGAATTTCGATCTGGGCCGGCACTGGTACCGGTTCTGGCTGGCCATGACCGCGCATGGCCTGGCCGGCGTGCCGATGTCCGCACTGGCCGATTCCCCCGGCCATGCGGCGCTGCTGGCGGAAAGCCAGCGGCTGCCGCGCGGCAACCGGCTGGTCAACGTGATGCGCTGCGGGCCCGCGCCGGCGGGCGTGGCGCAAAGCGCGCGGCTGCCCGCGGCCGAACTGCTCGTCGATGACGCAAGCTGGCCCGCAGAGGCCTAGAGCAGTTTCAGGAATTCCAGCAGCGCCTCCTTCTCGTGTTCCGCCAGCATCGAAAATTCCCGCTCATGGCCACGGTTGCTGCGCCCGGGCGTCGCGGTGTCGTAGCGCATCGGCGCGGACCACGGCCGGTAGCCCGCCGGATAGGCCCAGTCCCCTTGCGCATCGGGCTGCCCGGCAATGCCCAGCTTGCTGTAGTCGAGCGCGTGCCCGCCCACCCAGAAGCGCGCGGGCCGCGCCTGCGGATGCATCAGGTGCCACAGCGTCGGCACCGAGCCGTTATGCAGGTAAGGCGCGGTGGCCCAGAGGCCGGACAGGATCGGCGCGACATAGCCGCCGGTGTTGGCGGCGTCGATATGCCGGCCCAGCTCGGAACGCTCGATCGCCCGCAACAGGCTCGCATCGATGGCTTGCCAGCGCGTCGGGTCGGTGCCGAGGTCCGCCTGCGCCACCAGCCGGTTGGGGAAGTCCGTCAGGCGCGGGCGTTGCGCGTGCTCGCTGTAGCGGCCGTGGCAGTGCGCGCAGTTCGCGCCATAGATGGCGCGGCCGCGCGCGGCGCGGGCCAGGTCGATCGGACCCGGGAACGGCGGCGGCGTGTAGCCTGCCAGGAAGCGCATGACGTCCGCCACCGGCGCAATCGCGCGGGCGGCGCGCTCGGGTGGCATGCCCATGGTCGGCACGGTAAAGAAGGCGACGATCGGCGCGAGGCGCGCGGCATCGCCGGCCGCCTCGGGCAGCGCCGGTGCGAAGCGCGCCGTGCCCTTGCCGGCATAGACGCCGTCGTACAGCAGCGAGGTGCGCAGGTTGCGCTGGCCCAGTTCCGGGATCGAGGTGGCGCCGCTGGCCGCGGTGCCCGCGGCCAGCAGGTGGAACTGGAACTTGAGCGCGGCGACGCCGTTGGTGCTGCCGGGTGCGCCGTTGCTGAACGGCAGCGGCGCATCGCCATTCGCCTCCAGTTCGGCCACACGCTTCACCAGCCGCGGCCAGACGAACTGGCGCAGCGTATGCAGCTCCTGCGCGCTGGTGTCGGGATAGAGCTGCGTGATCGCCGACACCAGCGCCTGCGGGTCGGCGCGGACCCGCTTGACCGCCTGATAGACCGCGGCGACGAAGGCATCGAGGTTGAGCGAGGTATTCGGCAGCCCGAGCCAGACGCTGCGCGCGGGATACCCGTCGGCGCCGTAGGTCACGCCGGCATGGCAGGCGGCGCAGCCCAGGTTGGACACCTCCAGCCGGATCGTCGGGACCGCGCGGCCGATCATGCCGCTGACCACGCCGAGCGGCTTGTCGAAGCGCGGCTGGCGCGCCCCCGGCCAGTTGACGACCGTATCGGGATAGATAAAGCCGAATTCACGCAGTGCCCGGCGCAGGCGCTCCGGCGTGACCGGGGCATCGGCATTGCCCGCGACCAGCAGCGCCGCGGTGGCCAGCTTCCACGGCAGCGCGTTGGTTTCCAGCGTGTCGGTGCTGAGGCCGCCGAAATCGTCGAAGACGAAGCGCATCGCGCCGATGGCGGCATCGGCATCGGCATCGGCGCCGCCGGCGCGGAAGTCCCGCATCACGGCGGATTCGCCCTGCGCGTAGCCGCGCAGGAAATCGCACCCTGACAGCAGCCACGGCAGCAGGGCCAGCAGCAGGCCTAGCGGGAGCAAGCGTACAAGCGGCATGGTCCTCATCGTCCGAGCTGCGCGCCGGGACCTCCCGGCGACGCCGGCAGATGGTAGCGGACCATGCGCACCAGGTTCAAGCCGGCCGGCGCGTCGCTGCCGCGGTCGGCCGCCTGGCTGCGCTCGCGCTCCAGCCCGATCGCCAGTCCGATGCCCGGTGCCACCGATGCGGAAATGATCAAGGGGTTCATGCCATGTGTCCGAGGTTGCGGTCGTCGTGAAGCACTGGCGGACGCCTGTGGCGACAGTATCGGTGCCAGCGGCGATTTGCGCACCCCTGGCGGGCCGTGACCAGCCCGGAGCTCGCCTCAGGGCGCGGCGACCATGACCACGTGCGCCTGCATCGGGCCCGCCAGCGGCCCGGTGCCGTAGGCCTCGATCAGCGCCCGCTCGCAGTGCCCGGTCGCGCGCGCCAGGGTGTCCGGCCCGCGCGCCTCCAGCTCGGTGCGCAGCGGCGTGCCCTGGCAGAACGCCGTGGCGGGGATGCGCGCGGCGGCGGCGTGGCTGGTTTCGGGGACGGTCTCGAACACCGCGCCCGCCGTGAACCCGCCCGTGCGCAGGTCCTGCTCGATGGCGGCCTGGCTGTGGTAACCGTGCGGAATGCGGACCATGAAATCGGGCGGTGCCTCGGGGAACAGCGTGGCCAGCGCCGCGGTGATATCGCGGGCAAAGGCGTTGAACGCGATCCGGTCCCAGACGTTGAACACCAGCGTGCCGCCCGGCACCAGCACGCGGCGGGCCTCGGCGAAGGCCCTGCCCTTGTCCGGGAAAAACATCGCGCCGAACTGGCACGCGACCAGGTCGAAGCTGGCGTCGTCGAACGGCAAGCGCATCGCGTCGGCCTCGCGCCATTGCACCGGGCGCGCGGTGCCCGCGGCTTGCGCGCGCGCCAGCATCGGTGCATTGAGGTCGGTGGCGACCACCAGGGTGTCCGCCGGCAGGCGCCCGGCCAGCTCGCGGGTCAGCGCCCCGGTGCCGGCGGCCAGCTCCAGCACCCGGCGCGGCCGCAGCGCGGCGATGCGCCGCCCCAGGTCGGCGGCATAGGGCGCAAAGATCATGGGCACCATCAGCGCCTCGTAGACCTCGGCAATCGCGCCGGCAAAGACCTTGTCCTGCTGCTGCATGCCCATGGCGCCGTCCTCCCCTTGCCTGCCCGGCCGCAAAGTCGCCGGGTCGCCTGACTGGGTGTAGGACACATCGAGGGGAATGTAAACCGGGCCCGCTAGAACGTCTTGCTCAGCGAGCCCCACACGGTGGCGCCGCCAAGGTAGCGCCCCTTGGCGCTGGTGTATACCGCCCGGTCGGCATTGGTATCGAGATACGCCAGCGCCAGCGCGAAGCCGTGGCCCAGGTCTTTGGTCAGGCCAAGCTTCCAGTCAGCGTACGAGGCCGCGGCCACCTGCACCTTCTGGTAGCCGAGGTGCGCGTTGAGCGTCAGCCCCCAGAACCCGAGCGGGACGTTGGCCGACAGGTCGGCATACCAGCTGTGGCGGCTGTCGGCCAGCCCGAACAGGTTGGTGGGCGCGTAGGAGTATTTCAGCGTCACTGGGCCATAGCCGATCCCGGCGTACAGCTCGGTGGTATCAGGGCTGGTGTAGCGGTCGGGATAGCTGCCCGGATAGTAGTACTGCAGCACGCCCGCGTCGGCGCTCCAGCCGCTGTCGCCAAATGCATGGCGATAGCCGCCGTAGAAGTCCATCTCGATCGGCGCGGATACGTCCGGGTGGCTGTCACCCAGCCAGCTGATGCTGGAGTTCCAGTTGCCGAGATAGAAGCCGCTGGCATGGCTGTAGTCGAAGCCACCCTGAAGGGCCGGACGGCCGCCGCTTTGCGTCAGGCCTCGGTAGCGGTAGTCGCTGGCGAGCGCGAGGTTGGCTCTGACAATGTGGACTGCGGGGCCGGCCGCGTTGGCGGTGGCTTGCGCCAGTACGGGCGTGGCGCCGGCCAGCCACAGGGCGGCGGCCAGCGCGGCAGTTGCGGCGTGGCGGCCGGCGGGGGTGCGAAGCAAGGTCATGGTCGAAGGTGGCGGATTGAGGAGCGCGTACGCATCCGGACGCCCCGCCACGATAGGGACTTCGACATAAATACGGCGTCAAGAGACGCCGTGACCGTATTGAAATGCGGTAAATGCCCATGTCTGGGCAAGGCGCGAATCTTGCGAGAACAAACCTGCGAGAACGGCTTCGCCAGGCTCCCGCGACGCAAGCCCGGGATCCACCGCATGAACCGCGGCGCCGTCGATTGCAAAATGTACAGACCACGGGCATCACGATGATCCGGATCGGCATCTCAGGCTGGCGCTATGCCGGCTGGCGCGGCGTGTTCTATCCCGACGGACTGGCGCAGCGGCGCGAGCTCGAATACGCGTCGCGCGCGGTCGAGACCATCGAGATCAACGGCTCGCACTACGCGCTGCAGACGCTGAAAAGCTATCGCGCCTGGCATGAGGCCACGCCGCCGGGCTTCGTCTTCAGCGTCAAGGGCCCGCGCTACCTGACCCACATGCTGCGCTTTCGCGACGACTCGGCGCGGCCGGCGATGGCCAACTTCTTTGCCTCCGGCGTGCTGGCGCTGGAGGAAAAGCTGGGGCCGGTGCTGTGGCAGTTTCCG
This window harbors:
- a CDS encoding HesA/MoeB/ThiF family protein; this translates as MTAPFSYQEFTTRNIGFVTEAEQRQLRQAQVLVCGVGGMGGACLQALARIGIGRFALADFDAFDMSNLNRQVFASLDTVGVDKVEATVAQLRRINPELAIETFGAEWTDHLDALLGRYKIVVNGMDDIAAGLALYRKAREHGATVIDAYTSPLPSVTVVRPHDPRPEERLGYATAGVDWKALTPELRQACLGKELEYVMVHSSSVRHVELDLARELLSGKRKRMSFAPMVITTGNLMAFEAIKLVLGRPRLADCRGYFFNPWSLRVERPRHPLSAWAMRALVRRFMARLMRDGG
- a CDS encoding GNAT family N-acetyltransferase, with product MTVTLREGDFDAFFEAPFACYGHATHFVSPMKGDLARALDAAKNPLFRQFARRTWFTAHRGGRIVGRILAHVHDAANQRFGLQRGYFGLFDCIDDVAVAQALLEAAADWARRHGCDELAGSFNLTITQMIGIVTDGFAHAPYTYQEYTPPHIARLLVACGFEPFFPMRTFELDVRGCDPERLIGDKQRALLDDPAWQFTPIRRRGFEQRLRQACAVLNDGFADNPMFVPLTEAEFLYPCAGMMWIIDERLSYVASCNGEPVGVLLCVPDLNPFLRATGFRLKLATPWHLLRLRARRQRAAILFFSVRRDFHGLGVNGVMLHHLVAAMRGAGYTHLGISWVSDTNGASLRQIEKIGASPLHRLNLFRKAI
- a CDS encoding c-type cytochrome, with the protein product MPLVRLLPLGLLLALLPWLLSGCDFLRGYAQGESAVMRDFRAGGADADADAAIGAMRFVFDDFGGLSTDTLETNALPWKLATAALLVAGNADAPVTPERLRRALREFGFIYPDTVVNWPGARQPRFDKPLGVVSGMIGRAVPTIRLEVSNLGCAACHAGVTYGADGYPARSVWLGLPNTSLNLDAFVAAVYQAVKRVRADPQALVSAITQLYPDTSAQELHTLRQFVWPRLVKRVAELEANGDAPLPFSNGAPGSTNGVAALKFQFHLLAAGTAASGATSIPELGQRNLRTSLLYDGVYAGKGTARFAPALPEAAGDAARLAPIVAFFTVPTMGMPPERAARAIAPVADVMRFLAGYTPPPFPGPIDLARAARGRAIYGANCAHCHGRYSEHAQRPRLTDFPNRLVAQADLGTDPTRWQAIDASLLRAIERSELGRHIDAANTGGYVAPILSGLWATAPYLHNGSVPTLWHLMHPQARPARFWVGGHALDYSKLGIAGQPDAQGDWAYPAGYRPWSAPMRYDTATPGRSNRGHEREFSMLAEHEKEALLEFLKLL
- a CDS encoding class I SAM-dependent methyltransferase, producing MGMQQQDKVFAGAIAEVYEALMVPMIFAPYAADLGRRIAALRPRRVLELAAGTGALTRELAGRLPADTLVVATDLNAPMLARAQAAGTARPVQWREADAMRLPFDDASFDLVACQFGAMFFPDKGRAFAEARRVLVPGGTLVFNVWDRIAFNAFARDITAALATLFPEAPPDFMVRIPHGYHSQAAIEQDLRTGGFTAGAVFETVPETSHAAAARIPATAFCQGTPLRTELEARGPDTLARATGHCERALIEAYGTGPLAGPMQAHVVMVAAP
- a CDS encoding TorF family putative porin, producing the protein MTLLRTPAGRHAATAALAAALWLAGATPVLAQATANAAGPAVHIVRANLALASDYRYRGLTQSGGRPALQGGFDYSHASGFYLGNWNSSISWLGDSHPDVSAPIEMDFYGGYRHAFGDSGWSADAGVLQYYYPGSYPDRYTSPDTTELYAGIGYGPVTLKYSYAPTNLFGLADSRHSWYADLSANVPLGFWGLTLNAHLGYQKVQVAAASYADWKLGLTKDLGHGFALALAYLDTNADRAVYTSAKGRYLGGATVWGSLSKTF